CGTGCGAGCAATGACTGCTTTTGACTTTTTCCGCCAAATTAAACGACACTGGACAGTTAACATAAACGTGAAGAAGACATTGGAACAGAAGCACCACTGATCCCGCAATGCCAAATCATTCTTTCTAGAAAAGGATgacgccatccatccatccatccatccattttcttgactgcttatatatatatactgtatatatatataatagatagcgctgtcaaacgattacaatttttaatctgattaatcacactttctaattttgattaatcacaattcatcagctaaattactcgcgtattcgcataatataaaattaaaaataaatacaaaataccgtaatattttgacattaacgtattttattatctgaatgtcatttgcaaatattgattaaatgcatgtactgtacgcaattgcatggatggatgcatgattCTTTGCTGGTCCAATCTCATCCTCTGGCATCCAAAACCAACAAGTCCAACAAGCTTGAATATTTGAAAGTGGCTATCAGGTGTGACTTTCCGAGGGGGAAAGGAGGGTTGGTCGCGGTTTGCGCAGGTGCGCGGTGAAAATAGCTCCGCCTACGCGTAATGACGGGGTAATAGATGATGACATGGCGATAAACGCTCAACTTCCCATGAGAACACTCATTATGGGCTTGGCAGGGAAGGCTGGCAAGGGAACCCGCGGTTACCCAGCCCAGCACGGAAAGGCTCCCTTGAGGTgctgctggtggtggtggtggggggggggcggagCTGATAGAGCGCACAGGTGGCCCCTCACAAAAGTCTTTGCGCACAAAAGACCTGACGGGGTTCTAAATGACTCAATATTGACTTCACCATGGCTACTATCTTGGAATAACCGGAAAGTTGCCATCACGCCGCTTTGCACTGCATGATGGCGGTTCAGAGGACGTGATGTCATTCTCATGAGTGAGTCTTTCCGGAACAAAGTcgacaaaaatggcaacaaaagaGAGTTTTATGGGTTTTTCTGTCAATGGCTTTAGTACAGGACGGAAAGTTTTTGGTCTGGGATGAATTTTACATGAAGTCCAAGTGAaatccagattttttttaatttaatttaatttttttaatgttttgttgttgctgttcaaagtaaaacctacaaaaacaacaaaagttaagttACAATAGTGATAATTGCTTATCTGGATAAGAGTCACATTTCTTTGACTCGAACTGAAATGAGGTCGTCGGAGGTCTTTTCTCTGGTCAGTACCAACTCTTAAGTTTTGcctattttgtttgaaattccAAATTGTGCGACTTCAGAGGCGTTCAGCTGTACTTTGCTGCTGCCAAAAAAAGCAAAGAGGTTGACAAGTCCAGTGCAAGGTTAActcaaactaacgaaaaaactaaaaaaaataaaaaaaataaataaaataaattatataaaaacgaaaattctatgtttataaaattaattaaaaccaactataattatagcaaagatgtcctttgttttagtctttgctaattaatttaataaattagcCTTTGGGGGGTGATTTtaagtcaatttattttgatattaaccggacaAAGGACGTTTGAATGTGCGTCACAaaaaaagtgacgtcatctagcagcagccaatagaaaagcaccttcacatgacatccctcccatggtggttttttttaatattgcacacaagtaatacaccttttttttttcaactaaaactaatactgaatctcaactaaaactaaaaaaaaaaaaaaaaaaaaaaaactaacagaaccatgctgaaaactaattaaaaaaataaaaaataaaaaaaactaacagaaccatgctgaaaactaattaaaaataaataaataaataaaaaactaacagaaccatgttgaaaactaattaaaaaaataaaaaataaataaataaaaacaaaactaacaggACCatgctgaaaactaataaaaaaaataaaaaaaatcaaaatgaaatcaaaactaactcaaatgaaaaattccaaaacgatCTAATAACCGTGGTCCAGTAAGAGCAAACATGTCGAGAGACGAGacatacaacaaaaaaagcgcCGGCCGTCTCATGCCGCTCACTGTTGCGGTTTCCACTCGAGTCAGACTTGCTTCTTCTTTTAGATGCTCGTTATTGGCAGCCAGCGAGGCGCTAACGACCACTTGTGCAGCATGTGGAATGTCTATCATTTAGGGAGAAATGAaccctggaaaaaaacaaaaacggaacCATGACGAGCATATGGGGACTTTggcttgtaaggaaaaaaataaataaatgatggcaAATCCTCCCAGTGggtaatttggtcattttagaCTAGCAGGGTGTGGAAATGTCCCAGCAGCGTTCCGACATCCGTCTGTGGCCGACGTCAGCCACAGACGGATGTCGGAAAGCATCTGCTGCCTTTATGGATCCCGGGGAAATGCTGACGAACCGACAGAATTGCTGCTCGGCGCGTGATATCAAGTTAAACCAACAAACAACAAATTAGTGGCCGACGCAAGGAAAGTCCTGGACAGTCGTCATTATTAATTTCACATGAGTCGTCACACCTGTAAACACCTGCTGTTAGTGTCACTATGGATCAAGTTCAACCATTTGCTTCCCGTATAGACTTGAATAACACCAAGACATACAAATTTTATTGGTTAgccaaacaaccaatgaaattgGTTATAGAATGTAAGTCGAGACAGATTACTTGCAAATATATTTActgtatcaatttattgtattctaaatgtatttattcattattataaGTGATTACAATAttttagatatttaaaaaaataatatagtgtttaaaaatggaaatgtgtgtCTTAGAtagattggtcaaatttaatgttttttttttttgttggtgttgaTTTGACCAATCCGTTTTTAGAGGATAGAAAGACTGTCAATTCAATTCaagtcaattcaattcaattcaattcaattcaaaatttgtatttcattcttttgaaaaaaaaaaaaaagaaatgaaattggACAGAATGACGTGAAACTTGTGACATCTGCccctcatcagaaaaaaaataaaaatcaaatattgtaataataataataataataataataataataataataaatgacagTAAGCAGTCAAGATGCTTTCGTGGTAAGAATTAAACAAAATGATTCAACAGCCTAACCTACATTTtcccagtaattgagcttttataaatttttttaaaaatacaaatggactgttttgttttttttactagttTTATAATCCgaattgttccacaaactgaaACCTTCAGTTGAAatacatgcattgtttgtgcatgtgtgtgtgttttgttctgtatttaggtttggaaaaaaaatctgttcctcTTGTAATTtggactcactttttttttttttttttttttaaatttgatttgcatgttaatcggtaaaatttcatgatgcgCTTTATCCGTTATTTTTAAGgcagttaaactccatcaattcaaaaGTGTTTAGTTAGTCGAAATATTGGAttcgtgtggtctctgtatccgcatCCAAACATGACGGCAAATAGCACGCTCTCGAACCAAAACGGTAGTTTTTTTTGCAAGATCATTTATCGCCGCAGTCAGGAAGGCAATGCAGCAATCATCCAAAGAAGTGAAATTAATGAAACACTCATGGCAGGTGCGCTTCCTCATTTGGTGGCAGGAAACCGTCAGTCAGTCGCACTCCAACTAGTCACGTAGAATGTCGACCGAAATGACACATCATCTCTCTCAAGACACTtgatgcaagttttttttttttttttttttttttttactccgaaATTCACtactttcaaaatgtgtttgttttttttaaaacatccggCTCGGGGCTGAGCAAAATCAGACAATGAAATGTCACTCAGACAGCTTCCCCATTACACACGTTTGCGTTAAGACGGAAGCTCACACAAGGCAGACGAGTCTCTCGGGCTTCAGGATGGGCAACATGATGCGAGGCTTGACCACCCCCGACGACCCGCGACGACCCCGCGACGACCTCCGCCGCGGAGATGACGCAAGTTCTTGGAAAGGTGAGGAAAACCAGATCTTCTCATCCAgcaattttgcattttgttgGCGTGATGACgagtgttcattttgtcaaataaatctaaatgttttcgtcaacacacattttcactggactaaaactagactagactaaaaccctcattaataaacgaTAACTGTgaataaatcagtatgcattttcgtcgactaatttATACGAGATGAAAATGGATTCACTTCATAAAATTATATGGACACTTTAGCTCATGAACGGAGAcgaaaatgatatatatatattttttttaaagcctgcctctgctaatctgtcactgtgacgttttcatgtgacacaccccctttctcGCGGGTTGCAACATGCAACACACGGGACAGAGTCACAGCAGGtaaaggttaacaaaaaaaaaaaaaaaggaaattagaATAACATTAACccaacgttccaacaataattttaatccgacTGCTAACtagctaatgctggctaatttactagtaGCAactgtaattgtgggaatgctgaaagcattccacaaaaaaaaaaaaaaaaaaaaacactcccacgtaatacttctgatttacaccgttaaaatttcaacttgcttaaaaaaattcatgcattccggggtatatatcgtctgattccacgttacagtactcgcacaatttgacgttaaatatcaacttttcccccattcattttcaatgggactgacattgaactttttctaagtcccacttccatacatacaactgatcatcattaccagctctgtgatactgctcagttctctttattcatttatctttcaacttctattaaaactttgtcattttcacataatttatctttaaaaaaaaaaaaaaaaaaaagcattcagcttagcatgtagcagTATCGGCATTCAGctgtcagcattcccacgcaattttttttctccagaaattgcacttagtctagttgtgtgtcaagttgtttttcatcaaaaagatgaaagtttttatgtgaaatagtttagaAGTAGTTTagtagatccgaaatgttcaatattaactgctgataaaaaaataaaataaaaaaaaatcaacaggggtaaaatgtcctgaaaatgttgacaatttttgttgactaaaagacaaataaaaatacgttttcttggactaaaataaagactaaaatgttagctttatagtcgactaaataaaaatgggataaagttgactaactatgatgaAGAACgaacaagtgtgattgaaaaTGGACGAATGTCTCATCAAATGAATGTGAACTTTCCAGGCTCGGAGGAAGACATGGCGGTCGTGCTCGCCGACTACCCCCCCTCTGATGTCAGCCAGCCCATCTTCAGGATCGGAGAGAAGCTCGGCATCGTGGCACAGTATGCAGACAACCTTTGACGTTTGACAAACATCAATTAACGGCCATTCTGAGACTCccgtttccctttttttttttttttttttttctcttttctttcccCGGTACGCAGGCAGGCCTACTGGTGGAAAGTCCGCTCGCTCCAGACGGGAAAGGAGAACTACATCCCGAGGATGCATGTGGCTAAAGTGTATCACGGGTaagtccagtaaaaaaaaaaagaaaaaaaaaaaaaaaaaaaaaaaaaaaaaaaaaaaaaaaggatgaacaGACTTGTAGATTGAGGCGTTTCTTTTTGCTTCGTCAGGTGGCTTTTCGAGGGGGTGACGAGGCAGAAGGCCGAGGAGCTTCTGCTTCTACCTGGAAACCGGCTCGGCTCCTTCCTGGTACGAGAGAGCTCCACGGAGCGAGGTGAGGAAGCTCGGACGGGGATTCTTTATCCCAAAGTGGAAACGTTTGGGGGAGTGATCCTAGATTTGATATTTGCTGGGTTCAAACTAGGCGTGTCAGGTGACTAAAATTGgtcatcgtaattaatcacatgacttcaatagttaactcacaattaatcgcaaattttatatccgttttaaatgtacaataaaatattttttcgaatgtatagtgttccctcactataacgcagttgacttttcgcggtctcgctgttttgcatgcattatttttcagtaatgtacacattttataaaataaaatataaaattacataataataataataataataataataataataaatcacaatAATTCATCAAATGGAGTTAAAATAGAAAGATATActgtactggaaaaaaaaaaaaaaaaaaaaagtgcaacatcaatttgtgttgaggtcatttttctaccACTAGTTGGCATAATTGTGTTTGTAAGATGATGGTGACAATTCAGTgcgtttttcttttcacattaaGATTTATCTAATCTTTAGAATGTAGTtaacgtgaaattctgcacatttttaaaattgaacccagtctccacaaatatacgcattattattattaaatttattaccgaTACATTTTGACGTGGgtgtgtctgctgtgttgtgactggaattccccccgTACAGactttccaaataaggggcagtcattaattGTGCGTTCAAAAAAATTAGTGCAGTTAAAAGCTTTAagtgaactcaaaattaacagtaATTTGGACAGCAATAGTGCGTTCATCTTCGCGACAAACATTTGATTGTCTGAAACCTTTCATGACTCATGCAAATGTCTCCAGTGACCAAGCGTGAGATAAAATACACAATGCATgacttctgcttttttttttcaacactgcCGCAACTTCCTGAAAAGAACTGGACTCTGAACTTTTAACTCGAACTGCAAACTCTTGCCCAAATTGAAATCGATGTTTTTGTTTGGAGGTACGTATGTGCTGTCGGTCAGGCACAGCATCACACGGCACTATCGCATCAGCCGGCTGGACAACGGCTGGTACTACATCTCCCCTGGCCTCACCTTCCTCTGCCTGGAAAATATGATCCACTACTACTACGGTGAGGCCgctagtgttcattttgtcagGCATTttgagttttagtccagtttcaatcacacttgttagtttttatcacaattagtcaacctcatcccatttttattttgtcaacttttcgtcggctataaatgaagcattttagtcgttagaaaaaaaacaacatttttattcGTCTCGTTTTAGTCATCAAAAACTGTCaatattttagtctagttttagtcaggacaatcattttgcccctatttattttgttgtcagcagataacgaacattttggatctaaaactatttcacataaaaaatgttctcatctttttgatgaaaaacaacttcacacacacaattacagtatgtcaacaagtggctactatgactccatgctgcaagctagtaagttaaccagtaggggtgtgaattgcctagtacctgacgattcgattcgtatcacgattcacaggtcacgattcgattcgataccgattaatcccgatacgaatggtcacgattcgataccgattaatcccgatacgaatttataagtcgattgttgcgattttttttcattcatatttagaaaatactaatcagtaagcttgtagagtgtaagatttatatgaaaatgtattatttatttatctgaaatttcagtcttatagaggttgtaatctgtttcatgtttgaacagcattaaaataataatattaaggcttaatgtgccgttcatataacattcttccatgctcaaggtgtgaatcctaaaaaaaaaaaaaaaaaaaaaaaaaaaaaaaaaaaaaaaaaaaaaaaaaaaaaaaaaaatcgattctgccgattattgaatcgattcgagaatcgcgcgatgtagtatcgcgatatatcgccgaatcgattttttttaacacccctattaaccagcattagttagtggtGGGATGAACATTATTTTTGGAATGCTATCGTCAAGATTGCGGCATGGTGGTGGagccaaatgcagggaagcagggcgaggaggTGAAGAATGAGGTCAAAAAGAAGTTTAATAAGCAAAAAcgaggaggcaaaaatgagctacaaactaagaaacaaGAACCAAGTCCAAAAGGGTAAATCGAGACAAGACGTGGAACAAAACCATTCAGCATGACatgaggaaaatgacaatgaatcgacacggACAGAGTGGAGAc
This portion of the Festucalex cinctus isolate MCC-2025b chromosome 19, RoL_Fcin_1.0, whole genome shotgun sequence genome encodes:
- the sla1a gene encoding src like adaptor 1a — translated: MKCHSDSFPITHVCVKTEAHTRQTSLSGFRMGNMMRGLTTPDDPRRPRDDLRRGDDASSWKGSEEDMAVVLADYPPSDVSQPIFRIGEKLGIVAQQAYWWKVRSLQTGKENYIPRMHVAKVYHGWLFEGVTRQKAEELLLLPGNRLGSFLVRESSTERGTYVLSVRHSITRHYRISRLDNGWYYISPGLTFLCLENMIHYYYDFADGLCCTLTSPCQSNPTAPPTDIPPVVMRRHAEKKDRTQLSSTSNRDDNMLSYGVRNSIAAYLSFAECDEAQSMRAQSRQKKSKSIYVIPENGLANIGYL